The following is a genomic window from Caproiciproducens sp. CPB-2.
GCAAGGTGCTTACCCGCGACACCCTTCTGGATAAGGTGTGGGGAATTGAGTACTACGGCGATACCAGAACGGTGGATGTTCACGTGCGCTACCTGCGCCAGAAAATAGAGAATAATCCCGACGATCCGGCCTATATTCAGACGGTGCGCGGGGTGGGATATAAATTCAGCGGACAGAATTAATCGGAGGCGGCTATGAAAAGGAAATTGATGCTCAGCAATGCGGTCATTATCGTGGTCGGATTTATCGCGGCTTTTTTGCTTGCTGCGCTTCAGATCCAGCGGCAGTATCAGACCGAATTCACCCGGCGGCTCGACACTGCGCTGAGCATCCTTTCCACCCAGCTCGAAGAGATCGAGCGCGACCCCGAGGCCGCCGCGACCAATGTCGGTGTCGAACTGGAAAAAACCGGCCAGGAAATGCGTATCAGCATCATCGGCCTGGACGGCAAAGTGACCGGCGACAGCGCCAGGGAAGAGATCAATCAGGACCACAGCAGCCGGCCCGAGATCATCCAGGCACGGAAAAACGGCCGGGGATACGATACGCGCATCAGCGCAAGCCTGAACCAGCGTTATTATTACGAGGCCGTCTATATCAAGGACCGCTTCTTTATCCGCGCCGCGCTTCCCACCGCGGACCTCGACAGGGTCCTGTACCGGCTGTGGATGGTTGCCGCTCTCAGCATGCTTCTGGGTATCGCCATTGTCTGCGTTGTGACCGGCGTTCTTGTTTACCGCACGACGGAGCCGCTCAAGCAGCTGACCGACGCGGCAAGGGAAATCTCCGGCGGCGATTATTCGAGCCGTGTGACGGGGAGTTACAAGGATGAAGTAGGGGAGCTTGCCCGTTCTTTCAACATGATGGCACAGAGCACCGAAACAGCTGTTTCCCAGCTGGTCAGCAAACAGAATCAGCTGGAGGGCGTGCTTCAGGGCATGGACGACGGAGTGCTCGCGGTCAACGCCGAAAATGAAATCCTGTTTCTGAACCAGAGTGCCCGCCGCCTTCTGGAAAAGCAGAGCCTTGCCGAAAAAGGAAAGCTGGAGGGCAGCCTGCTGATCGGAAAAATAGCAAATATGATGAAGCGTGCCATTGAAAACTCCGCGGCTGGAAAAGAGACGGTGCTGGGCGGGCCCAATGAAAAGCAGTTTACCGTTTATGTCTCTCCCATAGCGGGGCGGCAGGAGCAGTCCGCCCTCGCCGTCATCACCGACGTCACGCGGATGCACAAGCTGGAGCAGATGCGAAGCGAGTTCGTGGCCAATGTCACCCATGAGCTGAAAACACCGCTGACTTCCATCCGCGGCAGTATCGAGCTTTTAAAAAGCGCGGACAGGGACGAGGAGACCCGGCGCTATTTCTACGACGTACTGGATATAGAAGCCGAACGGCTGCACCGGCTGATCGACGATATGCTGGCGCTGTCGCAGATTGAGAATGCGAAGGAAGACCCTTCCGTGCGCCGGTGCAGTGTCCGGAACGAGCTGGAGCAGTGCATCGAGCGGCTCGGACCTTTGGCGGAAAAAAGCCAGATCAGGCTTACGCTGGACGCCGACAGCACGCTGTTTGTAGCCTGTTCCCCGACCCGGCTTCAGCAGATGTTCGGCAATCTGATCGAAAACGGAATCAAATACAACAGGTCCGGCGGCAGCGTCTCCGTGACGGCGCGCCGCCAGCGTCAGATGGCGATCATCCGGGTGAAGGATACCGGGATCGGCATCGCGCCGGAGCATTTTGACCGGCTGTTCGAGCGCTTCTACCGCGTGGACGCCAGCCGCTCGCGGGAAATCGGGGGAACCGGTCTGGGACTGTCCATCGTCAAGCACCTTGCCGCACTTTACGGCGGAGAGGTCGGCGTGGAAAGCGAAGTCGGAAAGGGCAGCACCTTTGTCGTCCGTCTGCCTCTTGCGCTGAACGAAGGATAACGGGAGCGGGAGGGAGTCCGCCCTGCCAAAAAAGCCGCCGGAAATCAGGCGGCTTTTTGCATATTGTTTTTCTTTTAGTAAACCTTAATGGCGGAGGGATCTGAAATGAAATCAATATGGAGTGAAAGCTGCAGCTTTCCGAAAAGGGACTCGCTGAAAAACGACATCGTGGTCGATACCGCGGTGATTGGGGCGGGCATGGCCGGACTTCTGACCGCGTACCTTCTGCAGAAGGAGGGACGGAACGTCGCTGTGCTGGAAGCGGAGCAGACCGCAGGCGGCGTGACCAAAAACACAACGGCAAAGATCACCTCACAGCATGATCTGATCTATGACAGTATGATCCGGGACTTCGGGGAAGAATCCGCAAGGCAATATGCCGTTGCCAACCAAAAGGCAATCGGCAAGTTTGAGAAGATCATTACAGAGAATGGCATTGACTGCGAATTTGAAACAAAACCCGCCTTTATCTATTCCCTCGACAGGGAAGAGGAACTGATGTCCGAGGCGCAGGCGGCGGAAAAACTGGGCATCGACGCGGAGTTTACAACGGAAACCGACCTGCCGTTTCCGGTTCTGGCGGCGGTGAAATTTAACGGTCAGGCTCAGTTCCATCCCCTGAAATTTCTGAAATCCATCTCGGCGGACCTTACGGTTTATGAAAACACCCGGGTGCTGATCGTCCGCGGCGATTCCATTATTACCAACCGGGGAAGGGTGACGGCGGACCAGATCGTCATTGCCACGCATTTCCCGATCATCAATGTCCCCGGCTGGTATTTTGCGCGGATGCATCAGGAGCGCTCCTATGTCATCGCGCTGAAAAATGCGGGCCGCCTCGAGGGAATGTATATCGACGCGGACCCGGACGGCTATTCGTTCCGTACCTGTGGGGAGTATGTCCTTCTGGGCGGGGCCGGGCACCGCACGGGCAAGCATCCGGGGACGGGCTGCTATGAAAAGCTCCGCAGCGCAGCCAAACAGTTTTTCCCGCAAAGCGAGGAGGTCTGCCACTGGTCCGCGCAGGACTGCGTGACGTGGGACAACCTTCCTTATATCGGCCGCTACGCTTCGTCCACCCCGAACCTGTATGTGGCGACGGGCTTTCAAAAATGGGGAATGACGACCTCCATGGCCTCCGCCATGATCCTTACGGATATGATCTGCGGGCGAAGGAACGGGGAAGCGGAAGTCTTTTCTCCCCAGCGCTTTCACGCGGCGGCGTCCGCCAAAAATATGCTGGCCGACTTCGGAACCTCCGCCGTGGAGCTGACGGCCGGTCTGTTTTCCGCGCCGACACGGAAATGCACGCACCTGGGCTGCCGCCTGCACTGGAATCCGGAGGAGGAAACGTGGGACTGCCCCTGCCATGGGTCAAGATTCACCGCACAGGGAGAGCTGATCGGCGGTCCCGCGTTAAGGGGGACTAAGCATGACTGATTACCACTCCCTTCACAAAACCCGTTCCTTCTTCGAGGGCTGGTACTTCAAGCACCAAAACGCGGACGGCGCCGTCGCTTTCATCCCGGGAGTCAGCTTCAGCCCGCGGGGAGAAAAAAGGGCCTTCCTTCAGGTGATTACCCGGGAAGGCTCTTTTCAGCTGGCTTATCCGTATTCCGCGTTCCGCGTCTGCCGGAAAAGGTTTTCCGTACGCGTCGGCAGAAATATTTTTACCGAAAAGGGCGTTCATATCGATCTGGCCGGCCCGGACATTCGCTGCACGGGGGATATCCGCTACGGTCCGCTTACGCCGATTGCGTCGGACATTATGGGTCCGTTTCGCTTTGTCCCCTTTATGGAGTGCAATCACGGCGTCATCAGCATGAAGCATTCCCTGACGGGTTCCATGATCCTGAATGGCAAAAAAATCGATTTTGGCGGGGGTGACGGATACATTGAAAAGGATTGGGGGACTTCGTTTCCCTCCAGCTATCTCTGGGTGCAGTGCAACCGTTTTCCCGATCCTTCCTGCAGCATAATGGTTTCCATTGCCAAAATTCCGTTTGGACTGTTTCATTTTCAGGGATGCATTGCCGTTGTCTGCTTTCAGGGCAAAGAATACCGCTTTGCCACCTACCGCGGCGTCAGAATGCTCCGCTGTGCGGAGCAGGGATTTCTTCTGAAGCAGGGAAAATATCTGCTGGAAGCGGACATTCTCTCCCAGCCCGCCCACAAGCTGTTTGCGCCGCAGTCGGGCGAAATGTCCCGGATCATCCGTGAAAATATGTCCTCCGGCGTACGGTTCTGCCTGTATGAGGACAATACGCTCCTTTTTGACCTGACCGGCAAGGATGCGGGGTACGAATATGTAAAATAGCGCCCTCTTTCCGAAAATTGCATAAGGTATTTCCCTGTGCACATAATAACGGCAAAGGGAGGTGGATGCATTGCCGAAGGACAGCCAGCCGGACAACAAAGAAAGCCGGGTGAAAAAGGCGAACGGACAGAC
Proteins encoded in this region:
- a CDS encoding HAMP domain-containing sensor histidine kinase; translation: MKRKLMLSNAVIIVVGFIAAFLLAALQIQRQYQTEFTRRLDTALSILSTQLEEIERDPEAAATNVGVELEKTGQEMRISIIGLDGKVTGDSAREEINQDHSSRPEIIQARKNGRGYDTRISASLNQRYYYEAVYIKDRFFIRAALPTADLDRVLYRLWMVAALSMLLGIAIVCVVTGVLVYRTTEPLKQLTDAAREISGGDYSSRVTGSYKDEVGELARSFNMMAQSTETAVSQLVSKQNQLEGVLQGMDDGVLAVNAENEILFLNQSARRLLEKQSLAEKGKLEGSLLIGKIANMMKRAIENSAAGKETVLGGPNEKQFTVYVSPIAGRQEQSALAVITDVTRMHKLEQMRSEFVANVTHELKTPLTSIRGSIELLKSADRDEETRRYFYDVLDIEAERLHRLIDDMLALSQIENAKEDPSVRRCSVRNELEQCIERLGPLAEKSQIRLTLDADSTLFVACSPTRLQQMFGNLIENGIKYNRSGGSVSVTARRQRQMAIIRVKDTGIGIAPEHFDRLFERFYRVDASRSREIGGTGLGLSIVKHLAALYGGEVGVESEVGKGSTFVVRLPLALNEG
- a CDS encoding tocopherol cyclase family protein; this translates as MTDYHSLHKTRSFFEGWYFKHQNADGAVAFIPGVSFSPRGEKRAFLQVITREGSFQLAYPYSAFRVCRKRFSVRVGRNIFTEKGVHIDLAGPDIRCTGDIRYGPLTPIASDIMGPFRFVPFMECNHGVISMKHSLTGSMILNGKKIDFGGGDGYIEKDWGTSFPSSYLWVQCNRFPDPSCSIMVSIAKIPFGLFHFQGCIAVVCFQGKEYRFATYRGVRMLRCAEQGFLLKQGKYLLEADILSQPAHKLFAPQSGEMSRIIRENMSSGVRFCLYEDNTLLFDLTGKDAGYEYVK
- a CDS encoding FAD-dependent oxidoreductase is translated as MKSIWSESCSFPKRDSLKNDIVVDTAVIGAGMAGLLTAYLLQKEGRNVAVLEAEQTAGGVTKNTTAKITSQHDLIYDSMIRDFGEESARQYAVANQKAIGKFEKIITENGIDCEFETKPAFIYSLDREEELMSEAQAAEKLGIDAEFTTETDLPFPVLAAVKFNGQAQFHPLKFLKSISADLTVYENTRVLIVRGDSIITNRGRVTADQIVIATHFPIINVPGWYFARMHQERSYVIALKNAGRLEGMYIDADPDGYSFRTCGEYVLLGGAGHRTGKHPGTGCYEKLRSAAKQFFPQSEEVCHWSAQDCVTWDNLPYIGRYASSTPNLYVATGFQKWGMTTSMASAMILTDMICGRRNGEAEVFSPQRFHAAASAKNMLADFGTSAVELTAGLFSAPTRKCTHLGCRLHWNPEEETWDCPCHGSRFTAQGELIGGPALRGTKHD